A portion of the bacterium Unc6 genome contains these proteins:
- a CDS encoding ABC transporter ATP-binding protein, with protein sequence MNNIISVRGVKKIYKTGDENLEVLKGITLNIIKADMVCITGPSGSGKSTLLHIMGGLDCPTQGEVFLNNENLYRIGEKQISKIRNSSLGFVFQFYHLLPEFTALENVAMPCVINGEKKEFAFKKAEEVIRYVGLSERRRHRPSELSGGEQQRVAIARAIINNPPVLLCDEPTGNLHADAAQVVWTLLEDLNIRYNTTIIFVTHEDSLAKKAKKIFHLKDGQII encoded by the coding sequence ATGAATAATATTATCTCTGTAAGGGGTGTAAAAAAAATATACAAAACAGGTGATGAGAATTTAGAGGTCTTAAAAGGTATAACACTTAATATAATAAAAGCGGATATGGTTTGTATAACAGGGCCCTCAGGCTCGGGCAAGTCAACACTTCTTCATATAATGGGAGGTCTTGATTGTCCGACGCAAGGTGAGGTTTTTTTAAACAATGAAAACCTGTATCGGATAGGTGAAAAACAAATATCAAAAATAAGAAACAGCAGTTTGGGTTTTGTATTTCAGTTTTATCATCTTCTTCCTGAATTTACAGCACTTGAAAATGTTGCAATGCCCTGTGTCATAAATGGTGAAAAAAAAGAGTTTGCTTTTAAGAAGGCAGAAGAAGTTATCAGATACGTAGGGCTTTCAGAAAGGCGCAGACACAGACCATCTGAACTTTCAGGAGGAGAACAACAGAGAGTTGCAATAGCAAGGGCAATAATAAATAATCCGCCTGTACTTTTATGCGATGAACCGACAGGGAATCTTCATGCAGATGCCGCACAGGTTGTCTGGACATTGCTTGAAGACTTAAACATAAGATATAATACGACAATAATATTTGTTACGCACGAAGATTCCCTTGCTAAAAAAGCAAAAAAGATTTTTCATCTGAAAGATGGACAGATAATATAG
- a CDS encoding 4-(cytidine 5'-diphospho)-2-C-methyl-D-erythritol kinase, with protein MKIKIFAPAKINLFLKIRNKRKNSYYNLQTVFHSIGLFDIITLKRIQKGIDFTSSGIKCPGLSSNIVVKAARILKKWNNVQKGVHIHLHKSIPVGRGLGGGSSDAASVLLGLNTLWGLKIDRKELIGIAKKLGADVPFFITGYTCAQATGTGDILTPIKAGCSIWYILLDPGINISTKKIFQEWDKQKKKVHIRGNLSDISSAVSNGDFKSICRLMGNDFLFYIHTNRIIYNAYNYFKLQISNVSITGSGSCLFTICNNKQQALKILKKIKKQSLYKTYLVKGLEDSR; from the coding sequence ATGAAAATAAAAATTTTTGCACCGGCAAAGATAAACCTTTTTTTAAAAATTAGAAATAAAAGAAAAAACAGTTATTATAACCTTCAAACAGTTTTCCATTCAATAGGATTGTTTGATATAATTACCTTAAAACGAATACAGAAAGGGATAGATTTTACAAGTTCAGGTATTAAGTGTCCCGGACTTTCTTCAAATATTGTTGTAAAGGCTGCAAGGATTTTAAAAAAGTGGAATAATGTCCAAAAAGGTGTTCATATCCATCTTCATAAAAGTATTCCAGTCGGAAGAGGATTGGGGGGCGGTTCATCAGATGCGGCATCTGTTCTTTTGGGTTTAAATACTCTTTGGGGCTTAAAAATAGATAGAAAAGAACTGATAGGTATAGCAAAAAAATTAGGTGCTGATGTTCCTTTTTTTATAACAGGTTATACCTGTGCTCAAGCAACAGGCACAGGCGATATATTGACACCCATAAAAGCTGGTTGTAGTATATGGTATATCTTGCTTGATCCGGGGATAAATATTTCTACAAAAAAAATATTTCAAGAATGGGATAAACAAAAAAAGAAGGTTCATATAAGAGGAAATTTGTCTGATATTTCTAGTGCGGTTTCTAATGGAGATTTTAAGAGTATCTGTAGATTAATGGGGAATGACTTTTTATTCTATATCCATACCAATAGGATAATATATAATGCATATAATTATTTTAAACTTCAAATTTCTAATGTATCCATAACAGGAAGCGGTAGTTGTTTGTTCACCATATGCAATAACAAACAACAGGCATTAAAAATCTTAAAAAAAATAAAAAAACAATCTTTATATAAAACATATCTTGTAAAAGGATTAGAAGACAGTAGGTAG
- a CDS encoding 3-isopropylmalate dehydrogenase (catalyzes the oxidation of 3-isopropylmalate to 3-carboxy-4-methyl-2-oxopentanoate in leucine biosynthesis), translating into MADKIYNIAVIGGDGTGPEVVREGKKVLDAVCSRFGFNLNYIEYDFGGERYLKTGEAFASSAIDDLKKTDAIYLGAIGHPDVRPGILERGILLKIRFELDQYINIRPVKLYDERFTPLKDKTPKDIDFIVVRENTEGLYTGMGGVQYKGTQQEVSTQVHCTTRFGAERAIRYAFEVCKARHLKKMWQGLSDDEKKQGFKGKVHLVAKTNVLTFVHDTWWRAFNEVGEKNYPDIKTDYAHVDATAMWLVKNPEWFDVIVTENMFGDIITDLGAMIQGGMGIAAGGNINPKGISMFEPIGGSAPKYTGKNIINPLAAICAAGMMLENLGEIQSAQAIENSVIKVVREKLKSLAAGKMGYSTTEVGDMIAKFI; encoded by the coding sequence ATGGCGGATAAAATATACAATATTGCTGTTATAGGGGGAGATGGGACAGGACCTGAGGTTGTACGGGAAGGTAAAAAGGTTCTGGATGCTGTCTGTTCAAGGTTCGGATTTAATCTAAATTATATAGAATATGATTTTGGTGGGGAAAGATATCTAAAAACAGGGGAGGCGTTTGCGTCTTCTGCAATTGATGACTTAAAAAAAACAGATGCAATATATTTAGGTGCCATAGGACATCCTGATGTAAGGCCCGGCATACTTGAAAGGGGCATACTATTAAAAATAAGATTTGAATTGGACCAGTATATAAACATAAGACCCGTAAAACTGTATGATGAGAGATTTACGCCTCTAAAAGACAAAACTCCGAAAGACATAGATTTTATTGTTGTAAGAGAAAACACAGAGGGACTATATACAGGAATGGGTGGAGTTCAATATAAGGGAACGCAACAGGAGGTATCAACACAGGTTCATTGCACAACAAGGTTTGGGGCAGAAAGAGCCATAAGATATGCTTTTGAGGTTTGCAAGGCAAGGCATTTAAAGAAGATGTGGCAGGGGCTCTCTGATGATGAGAAAAAGCAGGGTTTCAAGGGCAAGGTTCATCTTGTTGCAAAAACAAATGTTTTAACCTTTGTTCATGATACCTGGTGGAGGGCATTTAATGAGGTTGGAGAAAAAAATTATCCCGATATAAAAACAGACTATGCACATGTGGATGCCACAGCAATGTGGCTTGTGAAAAATCCCGAGTGGTTTGATGTGATTGTAACAGAGAATATGTTTGGAGACATTATAACTGACCTTGGTGCTATGATTCAGGGTGGGATGGGTATCGCAGCCGGCGGCAATATAAACCCTAAAGGTATATCTATGTTTGAACCTATAGGTGGTTCTGCGCCAAAATATACCGGTAAAAATATTATAAATCCGCTTGCTGCAATATGTGCAGCTGGTATGATGCTTGAAAATTTAGGAGAAATCCAATCTGCACAGGCAATAGAAAACTCTGTAATAAAAGTCGTGAGAGAAAAATTAAAAAGTCTTGCAGCAGGAAAAATGGGATATTCAACAACAGAAGTCGGAGATATGATTGCTAAATTTATTTGA
- a CDS encoding V-type ATP synthase subunit B (produces ATP from ADP in the presence of a proton gradient across the membrane; the B subunit is part of the catalytic core of the ATP synthase complex) — protein MLKEYISISEIVGPLVLIEGVEGVKYGEIANFILPDAQIRTGKVLEVSYDKALVQVFEGTRGMDIGTSRIRFLGKGITFGVSADIVGRIFDGMGRPKDKGKSPIPDRRADINGNPINPRSRDYPSEFIQTGISAIDGLNTLVRGQKLPIFSGSGLPHSNIAAQVARQSKVLDEQGSFAVVFGAIGITFEEAEFFISDFNRTGAIERAVLFINLADEPAIERISTPRMALTTAEYLAFELDMHVLVILTDITFYCEALREVSAARKEIPGRRGYPGYLYTDLATLYERAGRLKEKKGSITLIPVLTMPDDDKTHPIPDLTGYITEGQIMVSRSLHRKGVYPPIDVLPSLSRLRDKGIGKEKTREDHPDVANQLFACYARGKEAKELAIILGESALSDIDKLYSSFADEFEEKFIRQGQDEERTISKTLDTGWKILNKLPKGELKRIRIECLDKYYKESVV, from the coding sequence CTGTTAAAGGAATACATAAGTATCTCAGAGATTGTAGGCCCACTGGTCTTGATAGAGGGTGTTGAAGGAGTAAAATACGGGGAGATTGCAAATTTTATTCTTCCTGATGCTCAGATAAGAACAGGGAAAGTGTTGGAGGTTAGTTATGATAAGGCTCTTGTTCAGGTTTTTGAAGGAACAAGAGGAATGGACATTGGAACGAGCAGGATAAGATTTTTAGGAAAAGGTATAACATTTGGTGTCTCTGCTGATATTGTTGGAAGAATATTTGACGGTATGGGAAGACCTAAGGATAAAGGAAAAAGTCCTATACCAGACAGGCGGGCTGATATAAATGGGAATCCTATAAATCCTCGGTCGCGGGATTATCCTTCAGAATTTATACAAACCGGAATCTCTGCAATAGACGGACTTAATACACTTGTAAGAGGACAGAAACTTCCGATATTCTCAGGTTCAGGGTTGCCGCATTCCAATATTGCCGCTCAGGTTGCAAGACAATCAAAAGTTTTAGATGAACAGGGAAGCTTTGCAGTTGTATTCGGTGCAATAGGTATAACATTTGAAGAAGCAGAGTTTTTTATATCAGACTTTAACCGAACAGGTGCCATAGAAAGGGCTGTTCTTTTTATAAATCTTGCAGATGAGCCGGCCATAGAAAGGATTTCAACCCCTCGGATGGCATTAACGACCGCTGAATATTTAGCATTTGAACTTGATATGCATGTTCTTGTAATACTTACAGACATCACATTTTATTGTGAAGCACTAAGAGAAGTGTCTGCTGCAAGAAAGGAGATACCGGGAAGGAGGGGGTATCCGGGCTATCTTTATACAGACCTTGCCACACTGTATGAAAGAGCGGGGCGTTTAAAGGAAAAAAAAGGTTCAATAACACTTATCCCTGTTCTTACAATGCCTGATGATGACAAGACACATCCCATACCCGATCTTACAGGTTACATCACAGAAGGACAGATTATGGTAAGCCGTTCTCTTCACAGAAAAGGTGTATATCCGCCCATAGATGTGCTTCCCAGTCTTTCCAGATTAAGAGACAAGGGCATAGGAAAGGAAAAGACAAGAGAGGACCATCCGGATGTTGCCAACCAACTATTTGCATGCTATGCAAGAGGCAAAGAGGCAAAAGAGCTTGCGATCATACTCGGCGAATCTGCGCTTTCAGATATAGACAAACTGTACTCTTCTTTTGCGGACGAATTTGAAGAAAAATTTATCCGACAAGGGCAAGATGAAGAAAGAACCATAAGTAAGACACTTGATACAGGATGGAAAATTTTAAACAAACTTCCCAAGGGAGAATTAAAGCGCATCAGGATAGAGTGTCTTGACAAATATTATAAAGAGTCTGTTGTATAA
- a CDS encoding carbamoyl phosphate synthase small subunit yields the protein MPKNAILALESGKTFEGLSFGCEGEAYGEVVFNTSITGYQEILTDPSYYGQIVCMTYPLIGNYGVNSIDVESEKPQVQGFIIKELSLLSSNFRQEKTLQEYFVENKVLGIQGIDTRELTIHLRRSGSKKGVISTIDLNRKSLIEKAKKSPGIVGIDLVQEVTCQKPYTWEEPVCDIGGPIVKSFEKKLTVVVLDCGTKRNILRLLVTRGCHTIVVPASTDYKQIQDKNPDGVLLSNGPGDPAAIPYVVETVKNLVGKVPIFGICLGHQILGLAFGGKTYKLKFGHRGANQPVMNLKTGKVEITSQNHGFAVDTQSIKDNDVELTHINLNDKTSEGLRHKSLPVFSVQYHPEASPGPQDSNYLFDEFIKLCLKKLI from the coding sequence ATGCCAAAGAATGCAATACTTGCACTTGAATCGGGTAAGACTTTTGAAGGTTTATCTTTTGGATGTGAAGGTGAAGCCTACGGAGAAGTAGTTTTTAATACAAGCATCACAGGTTATCAGGAAATTCTTACAGATCCCTCCTATTATGGTCAGATAGTCTGTATGACCTATCCTCTTATCGGTAATTACGGTGTTAATTCAATTGATGTAGAATCGGAAAAGCCGCAGGTCCAAGGCTTTATAATAAAAGAACTTTCTCTGCTGTCTTCAAACTTTAGACAGGAAAAAACATTACAGGAGTATTTTGTTGAAAATAAGGTTCTTGGGATACAGGGAATAGATACGAGGGAACTTACCATACACTTGCGCCGTTCAGGCTCAAAAAAAGGGGTTATCTCAACAATAGACCTGAACAGAAAAAGCCTTATTGAAAAGGCTAAAAAAAGCCCTGGTATTGTGGGAATAGACCTTGTCCAAGAAGTAACCTGTCAGAAGCCTTACACCTGGGAAGAGCCAGTTTGTGATATAGGAGGTCCTATTGTAAAATCTTTTGAAAAAAAACTTACAGTGGTTGTGCTTGACTGCGGTACAAAAAGAAATATTTTGAGACTGCTTGTAACAAGAGGATGCCATACCATTGTTGTTCCAGCTTCTACCGATTATAAACAAATTCAAGATAAAAATCCGGATGGTGTTTTACTTTCAAATGGCCCCGGAGATCCTGCGGCTATTCCATATGTGGTAGAGACTGTAAAGAATCTGGTGGGTAAAGTTCCGATATTTGGCATTTGTCTTGGCCATCAGATACTTGGGCTTGCGTTTGGCGGAAAAACATATAAACTAAAATTTGGACACAGGGGGGCAAATCAGCCTGTGATGAACCTTAAAACAGGAAAAGTTGAAATCACAAGTCAAAATCATGGTTTTGCGGTTGATACACAGTCTATTAAAGATAATGATGTGGAACTTACACATATAAATCTTAATGATAAAACATCAGAAGGATTAAGACACAAGAGTTTACCTGTTTTTTCTGTTCAGTATCATCCCGAGGCCTCTCCGGGCCCTCAGGATTCAAATTATCTGTTTGATGAATTTATAAAATTATGCCTAAAAAAACTGATATAA
- the carB gene encoding carbamoyl phosphate synthase large subunit (four CarB-CarA dimers form the carbamoyl phosphate synthetase holoenzyme that catalyzes the production of carbamoyl phosphate; CarB is responsible for the amidotransferase activity): MPKKTDIKKVLLIGSGPIIIGQACEFDYSGTQACKALREEGIKVVLINSNPATIMTDPEFADSTYIEPITAEFVEKIIEKEMPDALLPTLGGQTALNVSVQVAEKGVLEKYNVKMIGASLQAIKKAEDRDLFKKAMKNIGLELPKSSYVKNIETAREVLKEINLPVVIRPSFTLGGTGGGIAYNIDEFEQVVALGLSLSMNGTVLIEESVAGWKEFELEVMRDKNDNVVIICSIENFDPMGVHTGDSITVAPAQTLTDKEYQRMRNAAIACIREIGVDTGGSNIQFAIDPKDGKMVVIEMNPRVSRSSALASKATGFPIAKIATKLAIGYTLDEIPNDITRYTPASFEPTIDYCVVKVPRFTFEKFPLADQTLTTQMKSVGETMAIGRTFKEALQKALRGLEIGRSGLEIKGEDTDIERVRQKLSIPNAERIFYIKQAICLGLSIDEIYSLSKIDRWFLANIKEITDIENKISRLKIRTGTKLKNSISRENMLLAKKNGFSDRQIAKIIGSSGELNIRRLRKSQKIKPVYKLVDTCAAEFEAYTPYYYSTYETEDEVRVSDKKKIMILGGGPNRIGQGIEFDYCCVHASFALKELGYEIIMVNSNPETVSTDYDISDKLYFEPLTFEDVMNIYEKEKPDGMIVQFGGQTPLNLTLSLAKAKVHILGTPADSIDIAEDRKKFRRFLNKLNLLQPENKTATTLVEAIRVAKKIGYPVLIRPSYVLGGRAMEIVYDDEQIREYMKKAIDVSDEKPVLIDKFLEDAIEVDVDMVGDGKNFCIGGILEHIEDAGVHSGDAAMVLPPHTLADEIINKITGATYVMARALCIKGLMNVQFAVKGDMVYVLEVNPRASRTVPFVSKAIGIPLAKIAAKIMVGKTLKESGFSQGKQMDYFCVKETVFPFTKFRGVDILLGPEMRSTGEVMGINKNFGKAFLKSQIAAGQKIPSTGTVFISVSNRDKRDIPAVARRFYDMGFKIVSTAGTAKVLKNANIPVQEIWKVQEGRPNVLDLMKNNQIHLVVNTPSGKIPRNHEAMIRSLAVTLGIPTFTTVAGASACASGIYETRNTVADVCSLQEYYLLNSRRQRQAGKM; encoded by the coding sequence ATGCCTAAAAAAACTGATATAAAAAAAGTTCTTCTTATCGGCTCAGGCCCTATTATCATAGGGCAGGCTTGTGAGTTTGATTATTCGGGGACACAGGCCTGCAAGGCACTTCGTGAAGAAGGTATTAAGGTTGTTCTTATTAATTCAAATCCTGCAACCATTATGACAGACCCTGAATTTGCAGACTCAACATACATAGAGCCCATCACTGCGGAGTTTGTAGAAAAAATAATAGAAAAAGAAATGCCCGATGCACTTCTTCCAACACTCGGGGGGCAGACCGCTTTAAATGTTTCTGTTCAGGTTGCAGAAAAAGGTGTGCTTGAAAAATATAATGTAAAAATGATAGGTGCATCTTTGCAGGCTATAAAAAAAGCAGAAGACAGAGACCTTTTCAAGAAAGCAATGAAAAACATAGGACTTGAATTGCCCAAAAGTTCATATGTAAAAAACATTGAAACCGCAAGAGAAGTACTTAAAGAGATAAATCTTCCTGTTGTTATAAGGCCTTCATTTACTCTCGGAGGAACAGGTGGAGGAATAGCCTATAATATAGATGAGTTTGAACAGGTTGTAGCCCTTGGGCTTTCTCTTAGTATGAATGGCACAGTACTTATAGAAGAATCCGTTGCCGGCTGGAAAGAATTTGAACTTGAGGTAATGAGGGATAAAAATGATAATGTTGTAATTATATGTTCTATAGAAAATTTTGACCCTATGGGAGTTCATACAGGCGATTCAATTACTGTTGCACCCGCTCAGACGCTTACAGATAAGGAATATCAGAGGATGAGAAATGCAGCAATTGCCTGTATAAGAGAGATAGGGGTTGATACAGGAGGTTCAAACATACAATTTGCAATAGATCCCAAAGATGGAAAAATGGTGGTTATAGAAATGAATCCAAGGGTTTCCCGTTCTTCTGCCTTAGCATCAAAAGCAACAGGATTTCCTATCGCAAAGATTGCTACCAAACTTGCTATCGGATATACGCTTGATGAAATACCGAATGATATAACAAGATACACCCCTGCCAGTTTTGAACCCACCATAGATTATTGTGTTGTAAAAGTCCCAAGGTTCACATTTGAAAAATTCCCCCTGGCGGACCAGACACTTACAACACAAATGAAATCTGTCGGGGAAACCATGGCGATAGGAAGAACATTTAAAGAAGCACTGCAAAAGGCTTTAAGAGGACTTGAGATAGGAAGAAGTGGTCTTGAAATAAAGGGTGAAGATACAGATATTGAAAGAGTTCGCCAAAAACTTTCTATCCCTAATGCAGAAAGGATATTTTATATAAAACAGGCTATCTGCCTTGGACTTTCAATAGATGAAATTTATAGCCTTTCCAAAATTGACAGGTGGTTTTTGGCAAACATAAAGGAAATAACAGACATTGAAAACAAAATATCACGCCTTAAAATCCGGACAGGGACAAAATTAAAAAATTCTATATCAAGAGAAAACATGCTTCTTGCCAAAAAAAATGGTTTCAGTGACAGACAGATCGCAAAAATTATTGGTTCTAGTGGTGAATTAAATATAAGACGCTTAAGAAAGTCACAGAAAATAAAACCGGTTTATAAACTTGTGGATACCTGTGCCGCCGAGTTTGAGGCATATACCCCTTATTATTATTCTACATATGAGACAGAGGATGAGGTAAGAGTTTCGGATAAGAAAAAAATAATGATACTCGGAGGAGGACCCAACAGGATAGGGCAGGGGATAGAATTTGATTATTGCTGTGTTCATGCATCATTTGCTTTAAAGGAACTCGGGTATGAAATTATAATGGTAAATTCAAACCCTGAAACGGTTTCAACCGATTATGATATATCCGATAAACTTTATTTTGAACCTCTTACATTTGAAGATGTAATGAATATATATGAAAAGGAAAAGCCGGATGGCATGATTGTTCAGTTTGGAGGACAAACGCCCCTGAACCTTACATTATCTCTTGCAAAAGCAAAGGTCCACATACTTGGTACACCTGCAGACTCTATAGATATAGCGGAAGATAGAAAAAAATTCAGAAGGTTTCTTAATAAATTAAACCTACTACAACCTGAGAATAAGACCGCAACAACTTTGGTTGAGGCAATCCGTGTTGCAAAAAAAATCGGATACCCTGTTCTGATAAGACCTTCTTATGTTCTTGGCGGAAGGGCTATGGAGATTGTGTATGACGATGAACAGATTCGTGAATATATGAAAAAAGCCATTGATGTATCTGATGAAAAGCCTGTACTTATAGATAAATTTCTTGAGGATGCAATAGAGGTAGATGTGGATATGGTAGGAGATGGAAAAAATTTCTGTATAGGAGGTATACTTGAACATATTGAAGATGCAGGTGTTCATTCAGGGGATGCTGCAATGGTTTTGCCCCCACACACATTGGCAGATGAGATAATAAATAAAATAACAGGTGCGACATATGTAATGGCAAGGGCGCTCTGTATCAAAGGACTTATGAATGTTCAGTTTGCAGTCAAGGGAGATATGGTGTATGTACTTGAAGTTAATCCGAGGGCATCCAGAACAGTTCCGTTTGTATCAAAAGCAATAGGTATTCCTCTTGCAAAAATTGCAGCAAAAATTATGGTAGGCAAAACATTAAAAGAATCGGGGTTTTCCCAAGGAAAACAAATGGATTATTTTTGCGTGAAAGAAACTGTATTCCCGTTCACAAAGTTCAGGGGAGTTGATATACTTCTTGGGCCCGAGATGCGTTCAACGGGTGAAGTGATGGGAATCAATAAAAATTTTGGAAAAGCATTCCTTAAATCACAAATTGCAGCAGGACAGAAAATTCCTTCAACAGGCACAGTATTTATAAGCGTAAGCAACAGAGACAAACGTGACATACCCGCAGTTGCAAGAAGATTTTATGATATGGGGTTTAAAATTGTTTCAACGGCTGGAACAGCAAAGGTATTAAAAAATGCAAATATACCTGTTCAAGAAATCTGGAAGGTTCAGGAAGGAAGACCCAATGTTCTTGATTTGATGAAAAATAACCAGATACATCTTGTTGTAAATACACCGTCGGGTAAAATACCGAGGAACCATGAGGCTATGATAAGGTCTCTTGCTGTGACATTAGGGATTCCCACATTTACAACAGTTGCAGGTGCATCGGCTTGTGCCTCTGGTATATATGAGACAAGAAACACTGTTGCAGATGTTTGTTCTTTGCAAGAATATTACCTGTTGAACTCTCGCAGACAGAGACAGGCAGGTAAAATGTGA